The Streptomyces sp. NBC_01244 genome contains a region encoding:
- a CDS encoding Uma2 family endonuclease, giving the protein MPEIVVADAGATAEDGVSIDAEAVQLIVELVSPGNKTMDRKFKPMLYAEAGIQHYWRLEFDPAPRLIVSELADGRYTEKTIALPGATTRVEAPFVFEIDPAGLTEPKRRI; this is encoded by the coding sequence GTGCCGGAAATCGTCGTCGCGGACGCGGGCGCCACCGCCGAGGACGGCGTCAGCATCGACGCCGAAGCCGTCCAGCTGATCGTCGAGCTCGTCTCCCCCGGCAACAAGACCATGGACCGCAAGTTCAAGCCCATGCTCTACGCCGAGGCCGGCATTCAGCACTACTGGCGCCTCGAGTTTGACCCCGCCCCGCGCCTGATCGTCAGCGAGCTCGCCGACGGCCGGTACACCGAGAAGACGATCGCTCTGCCCGGTGCGACCACTCGCGTCGAGGCCCCGTTCGTCTTCGAGATCGACCCGGCCGGACTGACCGAGCCCAAGCGGCGCATCTGA
- the istB gene encoding IS21-like element helper ATPase IstB, with the protein MTLPRQRGLTEQAATTAIDTACRLLRLPSIRNEFSDIADRAMKDQMTYRGFLAELLMAECDDRARRRSERRIKAAGFPRDKSLRTFDFDANPNIDAAAIHTLASCEWIKKSQPLCLIGDSGTGKSHMLIALGTEAAMAGYRVKYVLATKLVNELVEAADEKQLTKTIARYGRVDLLCIDELGYMELDRRGAELLFQVLTEREEKNSVAIASNESFGGWTKTFTDPRLCAAIVDRLTFNVTIIETGTDSYRLASTRARAEHANAS; encoded by the coding sequence GTGACCCTGCCCCGCCAGCGAGGACTGACCGAGCAGGCCGCCACCACGGCCATCGACACCGCCTGCCGCCTACTGCGGCTTCCGTCGATCAGGAACGAGTTCTCCGACATCGCCGACCGCGCGATGAAGGACCAGATGACCTACCGCGGCTTCCTCGCCGAACTGCTGATGGCCGAGTGCGACGACCGGGCCCGTCGCCGGTCGGAACGACGAATCAAGGCGGCCGGCTTCCCCCGGGACAAGTCCCTGCGGACCTTCGACTTCGACGCGAACCCCAACATCGACGCAGCCGCCATCCACACCCTCGCCAGCTGCGAATGGATCAAGAAGAGCCAGCCGCTCTGCCTCATCGGCGACTCCGGCACCGGCAAGTCCCACATGCTCATCGCGCTCGGCACCGAGGCCGCGATGGCCGGCTACCGGGTCAAGTACGTGCTGGCTACGAAGCTGGTCAACGAGCTCGTCGAGGCCGCCGACGAGAAGCAGCTGACCAAGACGATCGCCCGCTACGGCCGCGTCGATCTTTTGTGCATCGATGAGCTCGGCTACATGGAACTCGACCGCCGCGGCGCCGAACTCCTCTTCCAGGTTCTGACGGAACGGGAGGAGAAGAACAGCGTGGCCATCGCCTCGAACGAGTCTTTCGGCGGCTGGACCAAGACGTTCACCGACCCCCGCCTCTGCGCGGCCATCGTCGACCGCCTCACCTTCAACGTAACCATCATCGAGACCGGCACCGACTCCTACCGACTCGCCAGCACCCGAGCCCGCGCCGAGCACGCTAACGCCAGCTGA
- the istA gene encoding IS21 family transposase — MSKVELYAAIRRDHRGGMKIREIERKYNVSWRTVRKAVDSVWPEPRKQLPPRPTALDPYKPVIDGMLQADLDAPRKQRHTTTRIFHRLVEEHDADVSYQMVRRYVSDRKPQILVESGKAPVEAFIPQTHQPGMEAEVDFGDVTIRLAGELVTCYLFSFRLSYSGKAVHRVFASCGQEAFFEGHVHALQTLGGVPRNKVRYDNLKAAVARVLGLSRARVEADRWIAFRSHFAIESFYCRPGIEGAHEKGGVEGQIGYFRRNHFAPVPEVDSLAELNELVDQWDLHDGRRRIGSRPRTIDEYFQVERPLLMPLPEEPFETGRLFTPRVDRYSQIAVRTNRYSVPVRLIGKRVRVVLHASHLVVYDRNVEVARHERLIAKGGCRLDLDHYLEALIRKPGAFPGATALEQARSAGKFTPVHDAWWAAAVKAHGDTAGTRALIEVLLLGRHVSHEHLVAGLATALRAGALTADAVALEARKAAQAEDEPTGLASSARAAGEATVTFLHEWRLAHLPPDTRPLPSVTHYDQLLRRRRTSGGEHREGEAQ; from the coding sequence ATGTCGAAGGTCGAGCTGTACGCGGCGATCCGGCGCGACCACCGTGGCGGCATGAAGATCCGGGAGATCGAGCGTAAGTACAACGTGTCGTGGCGGACGGTTCGCAAGGCCGTGGACTCGGTCTGGCCGGAGCCCAGGAAGCAGCTGCCGCCGCGGCCGACGGCCCTGGATCCTTACAAGCCGGTGATCGACGGGATGCTCCAGGCGGATCTGGACGCGCCGCGCAAGCAGCGGCACACGACCACGCGGATCTTCCACCGCCTGGTCGAGGAGCACGACGCGGATGTCTCCTACCAGATGGTCCGGCGCTACGTCTCCGACCGGAAGCCGCAGATCCTCGTCGAGTCGGGGAAGGCTCCGGTCGAAGCGTTCATTCCGCAGACCCACCAGCCCGGTATGGAAGCCGAGGTCGACTTCGGCGACGTGACCATCCGGCTCGCCGGCGAGCTTGTGACCTGCTACTTGTTCTCCTTTCGCCTGTCCTACTCGGGCAAGGCCGTCCACCGCGTCTTCGCGTCCTGCGGCCAGGAGGCCTTCTTCGAAGGGCACGTTCACGCGCTACAGACGCTGGGAGGCGTCCCACGGAACAAGGTCCGCTACGACAACCTCAAGGCCGCCGTCGCCCGGGTGCTGGGGCTGAGCCGGGCCAGGGTGGAAGCCGACCGGTGGATCGCGTTCAGGTCGCACTTCGCAATCGAGAGCTTCTACTGCCGCCCGGGCATCGAGGGCGCCCACGAGAAGGGCGGAGTGGAGGGCCAGATCGGCTACTTCCGCCGCAACCACTTCGCCCCGGTGCCCGAGGTCGACTCGCTGGCCGAGCTGAACGAGCTGGTCGATCAGTGGGACCTGCACGACGGACGGCGCCGGATCGGTTCGCGGCCCCGGACGATCGACGAGTACTTCCAGGTCGAGCGGCCGCTGCTGATGCCGCTGCCGGAGGAGCCGTTCGAGACGGGCCGGCTCTTCACCCCGAGGGTCGACCGCTACAGCCAGATCGCGGTCCGCACGAACCGCTACTCGGTACCGGTCCGCCTGATCGGGAAGCGGGTCCGGGTAGTCCTGCACGCCTCCCACCTGGTGGTTTACGACCGGAACGTGGAAGTGGCCCGGCACGAGCGGCTGATCGCCAAGGGCGGCTGCCGCCTGGATCTGGACCACTACCTCGAAGCCCTGATCCGCAAACCCGGTGCCTTCCCCGGCGCCACCGCGCTCGAACAAGCCCGCTCCGCAGGCAAGTTCACCCCGGTCCATGACGCTTGGTGGGCCGCGGCGGTCAAGGCCCACGGAGACACAGCCGGCACGAGGGCACTGATCGAGGTGCTGCTACTGGGCCGGCACGTCTCTCACGAGCACCTCGTCGCCGGGCTGGCCACCGCCCTGCGGGCCGGGGCACTGACCGCGGACGCGGTCGCGCTGGAGGCCCGCAAGGCCGCCCAGGCCGAGGACGAGCCGACTGGACTCGCGTCGTCGGCCCGAGCCGCCGGCGAGGCGACGGTGACGTTCCTGCACGAGTGGCGGCTCGCGCACCTTCCCCCCGACACCAGGCCGCTGCCCTCGGTGACCCACTACGACCAACTGCTCCGACGCCGTCGCACCAGCGGCGGTGAACACCGCGAGGGAGAAGCACAGTGA
- a CDS encoding acyltransferase family protein, whose amino-acid sequence MPSAAHEIRKASSARDGGGGAPNLGRPDTVSATTTTGPKPSAEPVPLSTRRDPYFDNAKYLAILLVALGHVLPLVIEGSRATRALYMFVYLFHMPAFILISGYLSRSYTGRPDQLRRLLTGVALPYVVFEVAYTLFARYGGNFSGKPISLLQPFYLMWFLLALFIWRLTAPLWRTLRWPLAVSLVIAALTMITPDIGPTLDLIRVLQFLPFFVLGLCMKLEHFQVLRRRGPRAFAVLVFAAAIPLTYWVTLDIPLNWLYRSRSVQELGMGWWPGLMREGLLFCCTLVLVAAFLALVPGRRYWFTVLGAGTICGYVLHGFLIRGAQYAGLLEHYPVLNTPTGRVAVTVTMLVVMTLLCTPPVRRAMKFVTEPEMKWAFRREMTEPRTHP is encoded by the coding sequence ATGCCTTCCGCTGCACATGAGATACGTAAGGCCTCCTCCGCCCGTGACGGAGGAGGCGGGGCCCCCAACCTGGGGCGGCCCGACACTGTTTCGGCTACCACGACGACTGGGCCGAAGCCCTCCGCGGAGCCGGTCCCCCTGTCCACCCGTCGGGACCCGTACTTCGACAACGCCAAGTACCTGGCCATCCTGCTTGTGGCGCTGGGCCACGTCTTGCCCCTCGTGATCGAGGGTAGCCGGGCCACCCGGGCCCTCTACATGTTCGTCTACCTCTTCCACATGCCGGCCTTCATACTGATATCCGGCTATCTCTCGCGCAGTTACACCGGGCGACCGGACCAGTTGCGAAGGCTCCTGACGGGGGTGGCGCTGCCCTACGTGGTCTTCGAGGTCGCATACACGCTCTTCGCGAGGTACGGGGGCAACTTCTCCGGGAAACCCATCAGCCTGCTCCAGCCCTTCTACCTGATGTGGTTCCTGCTCGCGCTCTTCATCTGGCGGCTGACCGCTCCCCTGTGGCGCACCCTGCGCTGGCCGCTGGCGGTCTCCCTGGTCATCGCCGCACTCACGATGATCACCCCCGATATCGGCCCGACCCTCGACCTCATACGGGTCCTGCAGTTCCTGCCGTTCTTCGTGCTGGGCCTGTGCATGAAGCTGGAGCACTTCCAGGTTCTGCGCCGCCGCGGACCCAGAGCATTCGCCGTGCTCGTGTTCGCCGCCGCGATCCCCCTCACCTACTGGGTGACGCTCGACATCCCGCTGAACTGGTTGTACCGGTCGAGGAGCGTTCAGGAGCTCGGGATGGGTTGGTGGCCCGGGCTGATGCGGGAGGGTTTGCTGTTCTGCTGCACGCTCGTACTGGTCGCCGCCTTCCTTGCCCTGGTCCCCGGCCGCCGTTACTGGTTCACCGTGCTCGGCGCCGGAACCATATGCGGGTACGTGCTGCACGGGTTCCTGATCCGCGGAGCCCAATACGCCGGTCTCCTCGAGCACTACCCGGTGCTGAACACACCCACCGGCAGAGTGGCCGTGACCGTGACCATGCTCGTGGTCATGACTCTCCTGTGCACACCGCCTGTGCGCCGGGCGATGAAGTTTGTCACGGAACCCGAAATGAAGTGGGCGTTCCGCCGGGAGATGACAGAGCCCAGGACCCACCCCTGA
- a CDS encoding 2'-5' RNA ligase family protein: protein MADDSTSTFQAGQTGLIVRIPEAEPAVRGWRERLDPSAQAGVPAHITVLFPFLDESRIDALVYSALAEVLGSHQAFDLRFERCGRLPEVLYLVPEPDTQLRQLTEAIADRWPEAPPYGGRFAEIVPHLTIAQGQEDAVLEEIEADLTGRLPFTSHVSSVELMVHDGVKWQERVSFALGE, encoded by the coding sequence ATGGCAGATGACAGCACCAGTACGTTTCAGGCGGGCCAGACGGGGCTCATCGTCCGGATCCCGGAGGCAGAGCCGGCCGTCCGCGGGTGGCGTGAACGGCTCGACCCCTCAGCCCAGGCCGGGGTTCCAGCCCACATCACCGTGCTCTTCCCGTTCCTCGACGAGAGCCGAATAGACGCGCTCGTCTACTCCGCTCTCGCGGAGGTGTTGGGCAGCCACCAGGCCTTCGACCTGCGGTTCGAGAGATGCGGGCGGCTCCCGGAAGTGCTCTATCTCGTCCCTGAGCCTGACACACAGCTGCGGCAGCTCACGGAGGCGATCGCTGATCGCTGGCCTGAGGCTCCTCCGTATGGCGGCCGGTTTGCCGAGATCGTGCCCCACCTGACCATCGCTCAAGGACAGGAAGACGCCGTCCTGGAGGAGATCGAGGCCGACCTCACCGGCAGGCTCCCGTTCACGTCTCACGTCTCGTCGGTTGAACTCATGGTGCACGACGGCGTGAAGTGGCAAGAACGGGTGTCGTTCGCACTCGGAGAATGA
- a CDS encoding site-specific integrase: MVLGKGGGVRDITVGDCLQLRHLEVSVLRQAPTSRTLFYTLLNDLGGFPANAPSTLRSVTVHAGEASAEELVDRYHVRCGPVRDLFVDYLNERRPALDYNTFEDLSRSLVARFWADLEQHHPGIDSLRLTPDVAAAWKERMRSKTIRRRTPDGHLVESIVPRVNPSTLLATVRAFYLDLATWAADEPGRWGPWVAPCPVKDSDVVFRKHSQRVKARTDQRTRERMPALPTVLRTAELRLKQAQERLAAFREAPLGGRFTVLGETFTKPKPKHSASTLEPTLALDERGRRRYLVPDENRAFWIWAAIEFFRHTGARIEEMLEISHHSLVQYVLPTTGEVVPLLQIAPSKTDEERLLLVSPELADVLSTMVTRVRGKHGAVPLVSAYDLGERVWNPPMPLLFQWSSAGQNRPVSAATIRKALGETLAASGLTDSVGDPLAYRPHDFRRIFVTDAILSGLPPHIAQVICGHKSITTTMGYEATYPTEAIEAHRGFIARRRATRPSDEYRTPTEEEWDAFLAHFEKRKVSIGTCARAFSSPCVHEHACIRCSLLRPDPAQRGRLEEIRDNLVARIAEAEHEGWLAEAEHEGWLGEIEGLRVSLAGAEDKLAQIYALAERKSATVQLGMPGFSRSGETAGTPRPTS, translated from the coding sequence ATGGTCCTGGGCAAGGGCGGCGGAGTGCGGGACATCACCGTCGGCGACTGCCTCCAGCTCCGGCACCTCGAGGTCAGCGTTCTACGGCAAGCGCCCACGTCGCGGACCTTGTTCTACACGCTGCTCAACGATCTCGGCGGTTTCCCCGCGAACGCGCCCTCAACGCTGCGGTCAGTGACGGTCCATGCGGGCGAGGCCAGCGCCGAGGAGCTCGTGGACCGCTACCACGTGCGGTGTGGACCGGTGCGCGATCTGTTCGTCGACTACCTCAACGAGCGTCGCCCGGCGCTCGACTACAACACCTTCGAGGACCTGTCCCGCTCGCTGGTGGCCCGATTCTGGGCCGATCTGGAACAGCATCATCCGGGTATCGACTCCCTGCGCTTGACTCCGGACGTGGCCGCGGCCTGGAAGGAGCGCATGCGCAGCAAGACCATCCGCCGCCGCACGCCCGACGGCCATCTGGTGGAGAGCATCGTGCCCCGCGTCAACCCCAGCACCCTGCTGGCCACCGTGCGGGCCTTCTACCTCGACCTTGCCACCTGGGCGGCAGATGAGCCGGGCCGCTGGGGCCCGTGGGTCGCGCCCTGCCCGGTCAAGGACTCCGACGTCGTCTTCCGTAAGCACTCCCAACGAGTAAAAGCGCGCACCGACCAACGCACTCGCGAGAGAATGCCCGCACTGCCCACCGTGCTTCGCACGGCTGAGCTGCGCCTGAAGCAGGCTCAGGAAAGGCTGGCAGCGTTTCGTGAGGCTCCGCTCGGTGGCCGGTTCACTGTCCTGGGCGAAACCTTTACCAAGCCCAAGCCCAAGCACAGCGCTTCGACCCTTGAGCCGACCCTGGCCCTGGACGAAAGGGGCAGGCGCCGCTACCTGGTCCCCGACGAGAACCGGGCGTTCTGGATATGGGCCGCGATCGAGTTTTTCCGGCATACCGGAGCCCGCATCGAAGAGATGTTGGAGATCAGCCACCACAGCCTCGTCCAGTACGTCCTGCCCACCACCGGCGAAGTCGTACCTCTGCTGCAGATCGCCCCCTCCAAGACCGATGAGGAACGACTACTACTGGTGAGTCCCGAACTTGCCGACGTCCTTTCCACGATGGTTACGCGCGTCCGTGGAAAACACGGTGCGGTCCCGCTCGTCTCCGCCTACGACCTGGGTGAACGTGTGTGGAACCCGCCTATGCCTCTGCTCTTCCAATGGTCCAGCGCCGGACAGAACCGCCCGGTCTCCGCGGCGACCATCCGCAAGGCCCTCGGAGAAACCTTGGCCGCCTCCGGTCTCACGGACTCGGTCGGGGACCCGCTTGCCTACCGGCCGCACGACTTCCGAAGGATCTTCGTCACTGACGCCATTCTCTCCGGCTTGCCCCCGCATATCGCCCAGGTGATCTGCGGCCACAAGAGCATCACCACCACCATGGGCTACGAGGCCACCTACCCCACCGAAGCCATCGAAGCCCACCGGGGCTTCATCGCCCGCCGCAGGGCCACTCGCCCCAGCGATGAGTATCGAACCCCCACCGAAGAGGAATGGGACGCCTTCCTCGCGCACTTCGAGAAACGCAAGGTCTCCATCGGGACCTGCGCTCGCGCCTTTTCAAGCCCTTGTGTTCATGAACACGCTTGCATTCGTTGCTCGCTCCTCCGGCCGGACCCGGCCCAGCGCGGTCGGCTGGAGGAGATCCGCGACAACCTCGTCGCCCGCATCGCCGAGGCCGAACACGAGGGCTGGCTCGCCGAGGCCGAACACGAGGGCTGGCTCGGCGAGATCGAAGGTCTCCGCGTCAGCTTGGCCGGCGCCGAAGACAAGCTCGCCCAGATCTACGCACTGGCCGAGAGGAAGTCGGCTACGGTCCAGCTCGGAATGCCTGGCTTCAGCCGGTCAGGAGAAACCGCTGGGACTCCGAGACCAACGTCATGA
- a CDS encoding L,D-transpeptidase, translating to MMRVRPQETPAASAPSRGRPAVPLFAAVAGLLLLTACGSGGDMGRADDSKGSADVAGVHAAASEAAVPQKVTTGAVLDFDLVPGAGKTVGTGQPVSLQFKKPVEDKAAVEKALTVTASTPTEGFWGWVTTPSGHDRLDWRPKEPWKPGTDVTVKGTLTTVDPGGAHFDRDLDRTFKICRDQQLTADLDTHRLVVERDGKVVKSIPMSGGQPVKGRQSRLGTYALKTREPKVHMTSASVGGPVDYDVVVNWGMRVTDTGAYLHEGVPEAQKYVGNTNHSAGCIGMTPADSKWLFDNTILGDLITIKGREAIKNADGPGNGYADWSIGYDDWKKLSKAA from the coding sequence ATGATGCGTGTTCGCCCCCAGGAAACCCCGGCCGCTTCCGCCCCGAGCCGCGGTCGCCCCGCGGTCCCGCTGTTCGCCGCCGTCGCCGGGCTGTTGCTCCTCACGGCCTGCGGCTCCGGCGGGGACATGGGTCGGGCGGACGACTCGAAGGGGTCCGCCGACGTGGCGGGTGTGCACGCCGCGGCGTCGGAGGCGGCCGTACCGCAGAAGGTGACCACCGGAGCCGTACTGGACTTCGACCTGGTCCCGGGGGCAGGGAAGACCGTGGGCACCGGTCAACCGGTGTCCTTGCAGTTCAAGAAGCCGGTCGAGGACAAGGCCGCGGTGGAGAAGGCGTTGACGGTCACCGCGTCGACCCCGACCGAGGGTTTCTGGGGCTGGGTGACCACGCCCTCGGGCCACGACCGCCTGGACTGGCGTCCCAAGGAGCCCTGGAAGCCCGGTACGGACGTCACGGTCAAGGGCACGCTCACCACGGTCGACCCCGGCGGCGCGCACTTCGACCGAGACCTGGACCGCACGTTCAAGATCTGCCGAGACCAGCAGCTGACCGCCGACCTCGACACCCACCGGCTCGTCGTCGAGCGCGACGGCAAGGTGGTGAAGTCCATCCCCATGTCCGGCGGGCAGCCCGTCAAGGGCCGCCAGTCCCGACTGGGCACCTACGCCCTCAAGACCCGGGAACCCAAGGTGCACATGACCTCCGCGTCCGTGGGCGGGCCGGTGGACTACGACGTGGTGGTCAACTGGGGCATGCGGGTGACCGACACCGGCGCGTACCTCCACGAAGGGGTTCCCGAGGCGCAGAAGTACGTCGGCAACACCAACCACAGCGCCGGCTGCATCGGCATGACCCCGGCCGACTCGAAGTGGCTCTTCGACAACACCATCCTCGGCGACCTGATCACGATCAAGGGCCGGGAAGCCATCAAGAACGCAGACGGCCCCGGCAACGGATACGCCGACTGGAGCATCGGCTACGACGACTGGAAGAAGCTGAGCAAGGCCGCCTGA
- a CDS encoding tyrosine-type recombinase/integrase, producing MLRTFYEFHREEGTGPLLNPFPLDRSRRSGRAHAHHNPMEPFKGERQGRYRPRVPRRIPRRIPDALFDALFASLKYQRDRALLAAWVSTGARAEELLTARQRDADPGQQLIGVVRKGSRERQDLPAAPDVFVWLRLYQQQAWEVGVPQKPHLPLWWTLRRPWRPLTYHAARAMLLRANALLGANWTLHDLRHTASYRMARDPQLPLTHVQWVLGHAHLSTTEIYLAAGLEEILQEVRAHHARQAELRLRPPAPPAAGCPPVECSDRGRQRAA from the coding sequence GTGCTGCGCACCTTCTACGAGTTCCACCGCGAGGAGGGCACCGGACCGCTCCTCAACCCGTTCCCGTTGGACCGTTCGCGACGCAGCGGCCGGGCGCATGCCCACCACAACCCGATGGAGCCGTTCAAAGGAGAGCGCCAAGGCCGCTACCGGCCTCGCGTGCCCCGACGGATTCCGCGCCGGATCCCAGACGCCCTCTTCGACGCGCTGTTCGCCTCCCTGAAGTACCAACGCGACCGAGCACTGCTGGCGGCGTGGGTGTCGACTGGTGCCCGGGCCGAGGAGCTCCTGACCGCGCGCCAGCGTGATGCCGACCCGGGGCAACAGCTAATCGGCGTGGTCCGCAAAGGCTCACGGGAGCGCCAGGACCTGCCCGCAGCACCGGACGTGTTCGTGTGGCTGAGGCTGTACCAACAACAGGCATGGGAGGTGGGAGTTCCCCAGAAACCGCACCTGCCCCTGTGGTGGACGCTGCGCCGACCGTGGCGTCCGCTGACCTACCACGCGGCGCGGGCCATGCTGCTGCGGGCCAATGCACTGTTGGGGGCGAACTGGACCTTGCACGACCTTCGGCACACCGCCTCATACCGGATGGCGAGGGACCCACAGCTGCCGCTCACCCACGTGCAATGGGTCCTGGGCCATGCCCACCTCTCTACGACGGAAATCTATCTCGCGGCCGGCCTGGAGGAGATCCTCCAAGAGGTGCGGGCCCATCACGCGCGGCAGGCCGAGCTGCGTCTTCGGCCGCCGGCCCCGCCCGCCGCCGGGTGCCCGCCAGTCGAATGTTCTGACCGAGGCCGTCAGCGAGCTGCGTGA